A single genomic interval of Fibrobacter sp. UWB13 harbors:
- a CDS encoding class I SAM-dependent rRNA methyltransferase, with translation MKAITLKAGRDKSALRYHPWIFSGAIDEVVGDPALGDVVEVYSYHSDFLGLAAYSPKSQIRGRFWTFGNEGKNIKIDREFFSDILDRAIASRKSRGFDIHDKECAFRLVNAENDGIPGCIIDKYADIYSVEILAAGAEVNRQIIYELLAEKTGCRGIYERCDSEVRKKEGLPLRTGVVFGEVPDEPVIINENGILFPIDVKNGHKTGYYLDQRDARRRVGELARGKKMLNCFCYTGGFGLYALRGGCEKVYQVDVSKDALKLAKEGIMRNKLSTAHATHVEADVFQYLRKCRDKAETFDFIVLDPPKFVESKDNLQKGARGYKDINLLAMKLLAEGGMLATFSCSGLMEMDLFQKIIADAAADAHRHVQIIERFGQPADHPVNTAFPEGQYLKGLLVQVV, from the coding sequence ATGAAAGCAATTACATTGAAAGCCGGGCGTGATAAATCAGCCCTCCGTTACCACCCGTGGATTTTTAGCGGCGCCATTGATGAAGTTGTTGGCGACCCCGCTCTTGGTGACGTTGTCGAAGTTTATAGCTACCATAGCGATTTTCTGGGCCTTGCAGCCTACTCCCCGAAATCCCAGATCCGAGGCCGTTTCTGGACATTCGGGAACGAAGGAAAGAACATCAAAATTGATCGCGAATTCTTTAGCGACATTTTGGACCGCGCCATCGCCTCCCGCAAGAGCCGTGGGTTCGACATCCACGACAAGGAATGTGCATTCCGCCTTGTGAACGCAGAAAATGACGGCATTCCAGGCTGCATCATCGACAAGTACGCCGACATTTACTCCGTCGAAATCCTCGCTGCAGGCGCCGAAGTCAACCGCCAGATCATTTACGAATTGCTCGCCGAAAAGACGGGTTGCCGTGGCATTTACGAGCGCTGCGATTCCGAAGTCCGCAAAAAGGAAGGTCTCCCCCTCCGCACGGGCGTCGTGTTTGGCGAAGTTCCGGACGAGCCGGTCATCATCAACGAAAACGGAATTTTGTTCCCGATTGACGTGAAGAACGGACACAAGACGGGCTATTACCTCGACCAGCGCGATGCAAGACGCCGCGTGGGCGAACTCGCTCGCGGCAAGAAGATGCTCAACTGCTTCTGCTACACCGGCGGCTTTGGTCTGTACGCCCTCCGTGGCGGTTGCGAAAAAGTTTACCAGGTAGATGTATCCAAGGACGCGCTCAAGCTCGCCAAGGAAGGCATCATGCGCAACAAACTAAGCACGGCTCATGCAACCCATGTTGAAGCCGATGTGTTCCAGTACTTGCGCAAGTGCCGTGACAAGGCAGAGACGTTCGACTTCATCGTGCTTGACCCACCGAAGTTCGTCGAAAGCAAGGACAACTTGCAGAAAGGCGCCCGCGGTTACAAGGATATTAATTTACTTGCAATGAAGCTCCTTGCCGAAGGCGGCATGCTCGCCACGTTCAGCTGCTCCGGCCTTATGGAAATGGACTTGTTCCAGAAGATTATCGCCGATGCCGCAGCCGACGCCCACCGTCACGTGCAGATTATCGAGCGTTTTGGACAGCCCGCCGACCACCCCGTGAACACAGCCTTCCCCGAAGGACAGTACCTCAAGGGGCTCCTAGTCCAGGTCGTGTAA
- a CDS encoding FecR domain-containing protein, giving the protein MVGKTQAKIFRVGLLGLALVFAVSFSACGDSESSKKESLNAVPEKPLFNGVVQSVLGDAHVKTADSHAKSLKVGLSVHEKSSIVTEAGSSVVISVDDGSALKTDGRSEMAIEVTKADELKTRMTVALRHGKLLFDVQKQAVKDEFEIRTENVSSVVRGTAGFIENVDGLEISSLKEGRLDVSVSNDTAQPIKSGQTLIANTNGVKILSLASSGTLILARALDSIATGAATELGVRAARLNLDKLETMLLEFDEAYKKKSEAFIKSSQIEFKPKVLNEYIGKPSVALEALFIPGSLVSVLGIVDTIPESGLYRRTFEWADSTAFGPKHFVVNCSNGEVEYICHTWHTNFVSAKMAEVLTKANERKSTAAKDTVQPKKLKPSIVIEGSGRERIHVLPEERDIPATLRFSVAGLMGSDLSQIKKIIVKRKGVVVKTFVDDELTTNSFRVPIRLKQNRIAHFEIDVFFVNGKKIKARKVYETYCFFENYEDGKKSNRINDMTAEEEYKNVVSKRLLKNE; this is encoded by the coding sequence ATGGTAGGAAAGACTCAAGCAAAGATTTTTAGGGTTGGACTTTTGGGCTTGGCCCTCGTTTTTGCTGTATCTTTTTCTGCCTGTGGCGATTCTGAATCCTCCAAAAAAGAATCGTTAAATGCGGTTCCCGAAAAGCCTTTGTTTAATGGCGTTGTCCAGAGTGTTTTGGGTGATGCCCATGTGAAGACCGCTGATAGCCATGCTAAGTCGTTGAAGGTTGGCTTATCCGTTCATGAAAAATCATCGATTGTGACTGAGGCGGGTTCTTCGGTTGTTATTTCTGTTGATGACGGTTCTGCGCTCAAGACCGATGGCCGGTCTGAGATGGCTATTGAAGTCACTAAAGCGGATGAACTGAAAACAAGAATGACCGTTGCGCTTCGCCATGGAAAGTTGTTGTTTGATGTGCAGAAACAGGCGGTCAAGGACGAGTTTGAAATTCGTACAGAAAATGTTTCGTCTGTAGTTCGTGGAACGGCGGGCTTTATTGAAAATGTTGATGGGTTGGAAATCTCGTCGCTTAAGGAAGGTCGTCTTGACGTGTCGGTAAGTAACGATACGGCTCAGCCAATTAAGAGTGGACAGACTTTGATTGCCAATACGAATGGCGTGAAAATTTTATCGCTTGCAAGTTCGGGTACGCTTATTTTAGCTCGTGCTCTTGATTCTATTGCAACGGGAGCTGCTACTGAACTTGGTGTGCGCGCTGCAAGGTTGAATCTCGACAAACTCGAAACGATGCTGTTGGAATTTGATGAAGCCTACAAGAAAAAATCGGAAGCATTCATAAAGAGCTCGCAGATTGAGTTTAAGCCGAAGGTCTTGAATGAATACATTGGCAAGCCGAGTGTAGCGCTTGAAGCGTTGTTTATCCCAGGAAGCTTAGTTTCTGTGCTTGGAATTGTCGATACGATTCCTGAAAGCGGACTCTACAGGCGTACGTTTGAATGGGCTGATTCTACAGCGTTTGGTCCGAAGCATTTTGTTGTGAATTGCAGCAATGGCGAGGTGGAATACATTTGCCATACCTGGCATACGAACTTTGTTTCGGCGAAGATGGCGGAAGTCTTGACGAAGGCTAATGAACGCAAGTCTACGGCTGCTAAGGATACGGTCCAGCCAAAAAAACTCAAGCCTTCGATTGTCATAGAAGGTTCTGGTCGCGAACGCATCCACGTGTTGCCCGAAGAACGCGATATCCCGGCGACGCTTCGCTTTAGTGTTGCTGGACTGATGGGCTCGGACTTGAGTCAGATTAAGAAGATTATCGTGAAGCGCAAGGGCGTTGTGGTAAAAACTTTTGTAGACGATGAATTGACGACAAATTCATTTAGAGTGCCAATCCGCCTTAAGCAAAATCGAATTGCCCATTTCGAAATAGACGTCTTCTTTGTGAATGGCAAGAAGATTAAGGCAAGGAAAGTTTATGAGACGTACTGCTTCTTCGAAAATTACGAAGATGGCAAAAAGAGCAACCGAATCAACGACATGACGGCTGAAGAAGAATACAAAAACGTCGTCTCTAAGCGCCTGCTCAAGAATGAATAG
- a CDS encoding VanZ family protein, with the protein MFESLFDKYPFFRKVPAILCMAIIFKISSMTSYELEGFPHVWDKLAHTCEYATLAGCFCMWWARGQWSIKPWLKVLIIMAVALAYGCTDEYHQSFVEGRDCSGYDLIADALGGMIGGLVYWLIVKILNKYDPLSK; encoded by the coding sequence ATGTTTGAATCGCTCTTTGACAAGTACCCATTTTTCAGAAAAGTCCCTGCCATCCTCTGCATGGCTATCATTTTCAAGATTTCTTCGATGACATCCTATGAACTCGAAGGATTCCCGCATGTGTGGGATAAGCTTGCGCATACTTGTGAATATGCCACTTTGGCGGGATGCTTTTGCATGTGGTGGGCGCGCGGACAGTGGTCTATAAAGCCGTGGCTCAAGGTGCTGATTATTATGGCTGTTGCGCTTGCTTACGGTTGCACGGACGAATACCACCAGAGCTTTGTGGAAGGTCGTGACTGTAGCGGTTATGACTTGATTGCTGATGCACTCGGCGGTATGATCGGTGGACTTGTCTATTGGCTCATCGTTAAAATCTTGAACAAGTACGATCCGCTGTCAAAGTAG
- the murB gene encoding UDP-N-acetylmuramate dehydrogenase, translated as MIIQENVPMSEHTSFKVGGPARYFVKAESVSDIKEAIAFANEHALPSYILGKGTNLLVSDSGYNGVIIQLGKFFSEISNLGNGKICAKGATPLARLARYTINEGLAGIHKLAGIPGSLGGAIYMNAGAYGQDVSQTCVEVESINSAGNLHTRTAADCKFGYRHSIFQELAKCEPKVPEPAEGGLSNFLSETILSATFQLTPATGLGKTAKDLESEMQECMTKRRNSQPLSMPNAGSTFKRLDAGAAETPTQIAPGYYIEQAGLKGYRIGGAEVSRVHANFIVNAGNATAADIKTLSEYVQKVVAEKFGIQLHREVILLGEF; from the coding sequence ATGATTATTCAAGAAAATGTACCGATGAGCGAGCACACGTCCTTTAAAGTAGGCGGTCCCGCACGATATTTCGTCAAGGCAGAATCCGTAAGCGATATTAAGGAAGCTATCGCATTTGCAAACGAGCACGCACTCCCGAGCTACATTCTCGGCAAGGGCACAAACTTGCTCGTTTCTGATAGCGGATACAACGGCGTCATCATCCAGCTCGGTAAATTTTTCTCGGAAATTTCAAATCTTGGCAATGGAAAGATTTGCGCCAAAGGCGCCACGCCGCTTGCTCGCCTCGCCCGCTACACAATTAACGAAGGACTCGCGGGCATCCACAAGCTCGCCGGCATTCCAGGAAGCCTCGGCGGGGCGATTTATATGAACGCTGGTGCTTACGGTCAAGACGTTTCGCAGACTTGCGTTGAAGTCGAAAGCATCAATTCTGCCGGCAATTTGCACACGCGAACCGCAGCAGACTGCAAATTCGGTTACCGCCATAGCATTTTTCAAGAACTTGCAAAATGCGAGCCCAAGGTCCCTGAGCCTGCCGAAGGGGGGCTAAGCAATTTTCTTTCAGAAACAATTCTTTCTGCCACATTTCAGCTTACGCCCGCAACAGGACTTGGCAAGACAGCCAAGGATCTCGAAAGCGAAATGCAAGAATGCATGACAAAGCGTCGCAATTCGCAACCGCTTTCCATGCCCAATGCGGGTAGCACCTTCAAGCGTCTAGATGCAGGTGCCGCCGAAACGCCAACACAAATCGCACCAGGTTATTACATCGAACAGGCGGGTTTAAAAGGCTACCGCATAGGCGGCGCCGAAGTGAGCCGTGTGCACGCGAACTTTATCGTCAACGCAGGCAACGCCACCGCAGCAGACATCAAAACACTCAGCGAATACGTTCAAAAAGTCGTCGCCGAAAAGTTTGGCATTCAGCTTCACAGAGAAGTGATTCTGCTCGGAGAATTCTAA
- a CDS encoding CHC2 zinc finger domain-containing protein — MTEEELKQFKAALSITTVAMDLGLPVVRGRCRCFFPTRHAHGDRTPSVSFSEERGTFRCWVCDDVRGDVISLVQFVKNCSFLEALNWLKETYGFLLRGAKPQAQNRVSTTNFASASTMPNRAPASNVSPEQSAALVAKTAVRDAALEYRSPEPAKELVSEDERKKIILSFLKMLSPVDKTPAAAYLARRRIYKPIWDKMLLRTITDYGALNNKLKETYDLEVLKYVGLFSEKGNLRYYKHPLFFPYLDTKRRSFYFQARAIDSTVVPKELNLRGTVPFPYNVSALDERPGWVYLCEGVVDTLTFLGQRIAAIGIPGVRSFKTEWLPLFKNKSVVLCLDKDEAGRSGTEYLQTVFAQAGIRTVVLGDGVDQFGKLSMKEGEDINDWFGGKK, encoded by the coding sequence ATGACAGAAGAGGAACTCAAACAATTTAAGGCTGCGCTCTCGATTACGACGGTTGCTATGGATTTAGGCCTCCCGGTGGTGCGTGGCCGTTGTCGTTGCTTTTTCCCGACACGCCATGCGCATGGCGATAGAACTCCGTCTGTATCATTCTCCGAAGAACGCGGAACATTCCGCTGCTGGGTCTGCGATGACGTTCGCGGCGATGTGATTTCGCTTGTGCAGTTTGTCAAGAATTGCTCGTTCCTGGAAGCTCTGAATTGGCTCAAGGAAACGTATGGATTCCTGTTGCGTGGGGCAAAGCCTCAGGCGCAAAATCGCGTATCAACGACGAATTTCGCCTCTGCATCAACGATGCCGAATCGAGCTCCTGCTTCGAATGTGTCGCCTGAACAAAGTGCCGCACTTGTTGCGAAAACGGCAGTCCGTGATGCCGCTCTTGAATATCGCTCTCCCGAGCCTGCAAAAGAGCTTGTGAGTGAAGATGAACGCAAGAAGATTATCCTCTCGTTCTTGAAAATGTTGAGTCCTGTCGACAAGACGCCCGCGGCTGCATACCTTGCTCGCCGTCGCATTTACAAGCCGATTTGGGACAAAATGCTTTTGCGCACGATTACGGATTATGGTGCGCTGAACAACAAGCTCAAGGAAACTTACGATTTGGAAGTCCTCAAGTACGTGGGGCTTTTCAGTGAAAAAGGGAACTTGAGGTATTACAAGCATCCGCTATTTTTCCCGTATCTCGATACCAAGCGTCGATCGTTTTATTTTCAGGCACGCGCAATCGATAGCACGGTTGTGCCGAAGGAACTGAACTTGCGCGGAACGGTGCCGTTCCCGTACAATGTTTCAGCGCTTGATGAAAGGCCAGGGTGGGTTTACCTTTGCGAAGGCGTGGTTGATACGCTCACGTTCTTGGGCCAACGCATTGCGGCAATTGGAATCCCGGGCGTGCGTTCTTTCAAGACAGAATGGCTTCCGCTCTTTAAAAATAAGAGCGTTGTGCTTTGTTTAGATAAGGACGAGGCGGGGCGTAGTGGCACGGAGTATTTGCAGACTGTCTTTGCTCAGGCGGGAATCCGCACGGTTGTGCTCGGTGATGGCGTGGATCAATTCGGCAAATTGTCGATGAAAGAAGGCGAAGACATCAACGATTGGTTTGGTGGGAAAAAGTAG
- a CDS encoding GspE/PulE family protein — MNTKNLSKKWCQKNGIAVVESTEECAEPMKVAVQNANDEFLLEKIRFVTQQRIIPEQHSPAEIRLMHSHAESIDDEDLLQHLNHLEISRNSSWESEPIINLVDSLIVKALQKKATDIHLEPLADSLRVRFRIDGLLTEYRTFPQWLAEPVLIRLKVMANVDITERRLPHDGSFAFEDFHEKVNVRVSTIPVNNGEKCVLRLLPANDSAQTLDSLDFNETTLQAIRKIFSAPQGLFLVTGPTGSGKTTTLYAGLREIIQRKINVTTIEDPVEYELRGANQVPVNDKCGFTFAVALRSILRQDPDVILIGEIRDAETAQIALQAAQTGHLVLSTVHTNSAKAAAMRLLDLGVQKSILDEALLGVFAQRLVRKLDKTTSCDSTPQYKGRTVVCELLLPNNTYADGTMQENATHLIQQGITTEEEVDRVLGTTFSHQTNR; from the coding sequence ATGAATACAAAAAACTTGTCCAAAAAATGGTGTCAGAAAAACGGGATTGCGGTTGTTGAAAGCACAGAGGAATGCGCCGAGCCCATGAAAGTCGCCGTGCAGAACGCAAACGATGAATTCCTTCTCGAAAAAATCCGCTTTGTCACACAGCAACGCATTATACCTGAACAGCACTCCCCAGCCGAAATCAGGCTCATGCACAGCCATGCCGAATCAATCGATGACGAAGATTTACTCCAGCATCTCAATCATCTCGAGATTTCGCGAAATTCTTCTTGGGAATCAGAACCGATTATAAACCTCGTCGATAGCCTTATCGTCAAAGCGTTACAGAAAAAAGCGACCGACATTCACCTCGAACCGTTGGCAGATTCACTCCGCGTGCGATTCCGCATCGACGGGCTTTTAACAGAATACAGAACATTCCCGCAATGGCTCGCCGAGCCTGTACTGATTCGCCTCAAGGTCATGGCAAATGTCGATATCACGGAGCGCCGTTTGCCGCACGACGGGAGTTTTGCGTTTGAGGATTTTCACGAAAAAGTGAACGTTCGCGTCAGTACCATTCCCGTCAACAACGGCGAGAAATGCGTACTGCGATTACTCCCCGCTAACGACTCCGCACAAACGCTCGACAGCCTTGATTTTAACGAAACGACACTCCAGGCAATTCGGAAAATTTTCAGCGCTCCGCAAGGGCTGTTCCTCGTTACAGGCCCCACCGGGAGCGGCAAGACGACAACGCTTTATGCAGGCCTCCGAGAGATCATCCAGCGAAAAATCAATGTCACAACCATTGAAGATCCAGTGGAATACGAACTCCGCGGAGCGAATCAAGTTCCCGTCAACGATAAATGCGGATTCACGTTCGCCGTTGCATTGCGTTCTATTTTGCGCCAGGATCCAGACGTGATTCTCATCGGAGAAATCCGCGATGCAGAGACCGCACAAATTGCATTGCAAGCAGCACAGACGGGACATCTCGTATTGAGTACAGTGCACACAAACAGCGCAAAAGCAGCGGCGATGAGACTTCTCGATCTAGGCGTTCAAAAGAGTATCTTGGACGAAGCTTTACTTGGAGTTTTTGCCCAACGCCTCGTAAGGAAACTTGATAAAACAACTTCTTGCGATTCCACACCACAATACAAAGGCAGAACCGTTGTCTGTGAATTACTACTCCCCAACAACACCTACGCCGACGGCACCATGCAAGAAAACGCCACCCACCTCATCCAACAAGGAATCACCACCGAAGAAGAAGTCGATAGAGTGTTAGGGACTACTTTTTCCCACCAAACCAATCGTTGA
- a CDS encoding efflux RND transporter permease subunit: MIKASIYKPITMLMVILTVVVFGLYTYSMMVVDLMPKFEVPVVTATIIYKGANPEEIETTIIKPIEEQVELVDGIDYVQSICLENYGIIVAMFNMGVNVDVAANDVRSKVDLASADFPDAVQAPIISKVDINGAAIMAISFTGPLNSTELRQKVEDEIEPLFTSVSGVASVDIFGGTTRQIAIEVDKEKMMDRGVDIGTMMGLYGMSNVNLPIGEVIGKHKNTSVRTAGKFKNLDEMRNMEIPTEKGVVKLSEIAVVKDTIETITSTSRFNGINSVALDIKKRSDANVVEVSRGVLKRMAEVNKTLPEGFKLTLIYDKSEAVNESIDNVIQNIIIAIALTAGLLLLFLGKFSTMIIAALTMPISVIGAFTLMYFAGFGINMMSLMALSSSVGLLVTNSIVVLENINNKLLQGLDPKEAAYKGTSEIMIAIMASTLTNVAVFVPIAFMKSIVGIFFRTFGMTMVFATFVSLLVTFTLTPLMAAYLFKGKKKDENGNIIEEKPGIIESALGIFPKILNGFRFVYLKALGFCLSIPGVIFQVLALAATLYFVGTLAKNNLTVELTPRQDQGMMSIKLEMPVGTNIETTDSVARIIESRVKDIPEIVHYSMNVGGSNGFTTVNQATMRVRLLKDWEKKNNPNWKGRHRSTDEIVDSIRPYLANIPDAYISVKSTSASEMQNNSAGDVVLEVSGLHADSVIKASQIVLDRVQQKIDGIVDIKTSYEAGKPEIRLIPNRAAMADYGVTLETVANYNYIAVNGFEAGQYTEDGEEYDVYVRLMEKDRQSHADIEDLPVKTPKGYVSASELFHIEDGAGPTRIDRKRKMRRVDVSMNLLPGHTTGEIMGKLTELTNSMKDELPEGITFSFGGNADMQNDMQKEFMTAIVMAIILTYILLVALLESFAQPFIIMTTIPMGAIGVLLALIFTGKALSMIALMAIVMLIGVVVNNAILLLDEANRLLRSGSMGRRSAVLTAAKAKFQPIMLATLASVIAQLPLAFALGGNVAAMTQPMGIASVGGLIVSAVLTMFLVPTFFWLPNALFGKAKKGARKVKAKMSKA; this comes from the coding sequence ATGATTAAAGCCAGTATTTACAAACCAATCACCATGCTCATGGTCATCTTGACCGTGGTGGTGTTCGGTCTTTATACCTATTCCATGATGGTGGTGGACTTGATGCCGAAATTCGAAGTCCCCGTGGTTACGGCCACCATCATTTACAAGGGCGCAAACCCTGAAGAAATCGAAACCACAATTATCAAGCCGATTGAAGAACAGGTGGAACTCGTGGACGGTATCGATTACGTGCAGTCCATCTGCTTGGAAAACTACGGCATTATCGTCGCCATGTTCAACATGGGCGTGAACGTGGACGTTGCCGCAAATGACGTGCGTTCCAAGGTGGACCTCGCCTCTGCGGACTTTCCGGATGCAGTACAGGCGCCGATTATTTCGAAGGTCGATATTAACGGTGCTGCCATCATGGCAATCTCGTTCACCGGTCCTCTAAACTCTACAGAACTCCGCCAGAAAGTCGAAGACGAAATCGAACCGCTCTTCACTTCTGTTTCCGGTGTTGCTAGCGTCGACATTTTCGGTGGTACAACCCGCCAGATCGCCATCGAAGTCGACAAGGAAAAAATGATGGACCGCGGTGTCGATATCGGCACCATGATGGGCCTTTACGGCATGTCCAACGTTAACCTCCCGATTGGTGAAGTTATCGGCAAGCACAAGAACACGTCTGTGCGTACCGCAGGTAAGTTCAAGAACCTCGATGAAATGCGCAACATGGAAATTCCGACGGAAAAGGGAGTCGTCAAGCTCTCTGAAATTGCCGTCGTGAAAGATACCATCGAAACAATTACATCGACTTCCCGCTTTAACGGCATCAACTCAGTCGCTCTCGATATCAAGAAACGCTCCGATGCAAACGTCGTGGAAGTTTCCAGAGGCGTGCTCAAGCGCATGGCAGAAGTCAACAAGACTCTCCCGGAAGGCTTCAAGCTCACGCTCATTTACGACAAGTCCGAAGCCGTGAACGAATCTATCGATAACGTTATCCAGAACATCATTATCGCAATTGCGCTTACCGCAGGCCTCCTGCTCCTGTTCCTCGGCAAGTTCTCGACGATGATTATCGCGGCTCTCACGATGCCGATTTCCGTGATTGGCGCATTTACGCTCATGTACTTTGCAGGCTTTGGCATCAACATGATGTCCCTCATGGCTCTTTCAAGTTCCGTGGGTCTGTTGGTGACGAACTCCATCGTGGTGCTCGAAAACATCAACAACAAGCTTTTGCAAGGTCTTGATCCGAAGGAAGCTGCATACAAAGGCACCTCAGAAATCATGATCGCCATCATGGCATCAACGCTTACAAACGTTGCCGTGTTCGTGCCGATCGCATTCATGAAGTCCATCGTCGGTATCTTCTTTAGAACATTCGGTATGACCATGGTGTTTGCAACGTTCGTGTCACTCCTCGTGACATTCACGCTCACACCGCTCATGGCAGCCTACTTGTTCAAGGGCAAGAAGAAAGATGAAAACGGCAATATCATCGAAGAAAAGCCGGGCATTATCGAATCCGCTCTTGGAATTTTCCCGAAGATTTTGAACGGATTCCGCTTCGTTTACTTGAAGGCTCTCGGTTTCTGCCTCTCTATCCCAGGTGTGATTTTCCAGGTTCTCGCTCTCGCTGCAACACTTTATTTTGTCGGAACCCTCGCCAAGAACAACTTGACTGTTGAACTTACCCCGAGACAGGACCAGGGCATGATGAGCATCAAGCTCGAAATGCCTGTGGGTACAAACATCGAGACAACCGATAGCGTGGCTCGTATTATTGAATCCCGCGTCAAGGATATTCCTGAAATTGTTCACTACAGTATGAACGTGGGTGGTTCCAACGGCTTTACGACCGTAAACCAGGCCACCATGCGTGTTAGACTCTTGAAGGACTGGGAAAAGAAGAACAATCCCAACTGGAAGGGCAGACATCGCAGTACGGACGAAATCGTCGACTCCATCCGTCCGTACCTCGCCAATATTCCAGACGCCTACATTTCCGTAAAGTCCACCTCCGCCTCTGAAATGCAGAACAACTCCGCTGGCGATGTGGTGCTCGAAGTGAGCGGTCTCCATGCAGACTCCGTCATCAAGGCATCACAAATCGTCCTTGACCGAGTCCAGCAAAAGATTGACGGCATCGTGGATATCAAGACGAGCTATGAAGCCGGTAAGCCTGAAATCCGTTTGATCCCGAACCGCGCCGCCATGGCCGACTATGGCGTAACGCTTGAAACAGTCGCAAACTACAACTACATTGCAGTGAACGGTTTCGAAGCAGGCCAGTACACCGAAGACGGTGAAGAATACGACGTTTACGTACGCTTGATGGAAAAGGATAGGCAGAGCCATGCCGACATCGAAGACCTGCCTGTCAAGACACCGAAGGGCTACGTAAGTGCTAGCGAACTCTTCCACATCGAAGATGGTGCTGGTCCGACACGTATTGACCGTAAGCGCAAGATGAGACGTGTTGACGTTTCGATGAACTTGCTCCCTGGCCACACGACCGGTGAAATCATGGGCAAACTCACGGAACTTACAAACAGCATGAAGGACGAACTCCCAGAAGGCATCACGTTCAGCTTCGGTGGTAACGCCGACATGCAGAACGACATGCAGAAGGAATTCATGACGGCAATCGTGATGGCTATTATCCTCACCTACATTTTGCTCGTCGCTCTTCTCGAAAGCTTTGCCCAGCCGTTCATTATCATGACGACCATCCCGATGGGTGCAATCGGCGTGCTCCTCGCCCTTATCTTTACCGGCAAGGCACTCTCCATGATCGCTCTCATGGCTATCGTTATGTTGATTGGAGTGGTGGTGAATAACGCTATTCTTTTGCTCGACGAAGCAAACCGCTTGTTGCGTAGTGGAAGCATGGGCCGCCGCTCGGCAGTGCTTACGGCCGCAAAAGCCAAATTCCAGCCGATTATGCTTGCTACGCTTGCCTCCGTGATTGCACAGCTCCCGCTTGCATTCGCTCTCGGTGGTAACGTCGCTGCCATGACGCAGCCGATGGGTATTGCTTCTGTGGGTGGTTTGATTGTGTCCGCAGTGCTTACCATGTTCCTTGTGCCGACATTCTTCTGGCTCCCGAACGCCCTCTTTGGCAAGGCAAAGAAAGGCGCTCGCAAAGTCAAGGCAAAAATGAGCAAGGCTTAA
- a CDS encoding efflux RND transporter periplasmic adaptor subunit — MKTITKSIITISALSLLLAGCGDAKKDAKSEKKVSTIEEIQKVNGKPARVVKAATVKLTDVRAFSGTIEGSQQTTATAKLGDPIAKINVRVGSKVKKDQVLAEFVFTGDNTAYQQAKAAMELNEKTLARTKEVQAKGGVTQSTVDQLETQISISKMQLEAARRATLVLAPSSGTITEVKFKAGEVPGVGGAMFTIANLDKVILKLNVTSSEIGFFKKGAKATIELNGEKLQGEVSLIPLAANPITRFFPVEVTFKNKNRKLLPGMYLTTKIDAREVTGVTVPVEAIVYSNGVNSVWTVDSEGKAKRKIVQLGVQTKTDIQIKDGLSEGDVVMVEGQNRMNDGDKVLIVE, encoded by the coding sequence ATGAAGACCATTACAAAATCAATCATTACTATTTCTGCCCTGTCGCTCCTCCTCGCTGGATGCGGCGACGCTAAGAAAGACGCCAAGTCCGAGAAAAAAGTTTCGACCATCGAAGAAATCCAGAAGGTCAATGGCAAGCCAGCCCGCGTCGTGAAGGCTGCAACAGTCAAGCTCACAGACGTCCGCGCCTTCAGCGGCACCATCGAAGGTAGCCAGCAGACGACCGCAACCGCCAAGCTCGGTGACCCGATTGCCAAGATCAACGTCCGCGTTGGTTCCAAGGTCAAGAAAGACCAGGTTCTCGCGGAATTCGTCTTTACGGGCGACAACACGGCTTACCAGCAAGCAAAAGCAGCCATGGAACTGAACGAAAAGACCCTCGCCCGCACCAAGGAAGTGCAGGCAAAGGGCGGTGTCACTCAGAGCACCGTTGACCAGCTCGAAACCCAGATTAGCATATCCAAGATGCAATTGGAAGCAGCCCGTCGTGCAACGCTCGTGCTCGCCCCGTCTTCGGGAACAATCACCGAAGTCAAGTTTAAGGCTGGCGAAGTTCCGGGTGTCGGTGGTGCCATGTTCACCATCGCAAACCTCGACAAGGTGATTCTCAAGCTCAACGTCACAAGTTCCGAAATCGGTTTCTTCAAGAAGGGCGCCAAGGCAACAATCGAACTCAACGGCGAAAAGCTTCAGGGCGAAGTAAGCCTCATCCCGCTTGCAGCAAACCCGATAACCCGCTTCTTCCCGGTCGAAGTGACCTTCAAGAACAAGAACCGTAAGCTCCTCCCAGGCATGTACCTCACCACAAAGATTGACGCCCGCGAAGTCACCGGCGTTACCGTCCCTGTCGAAGCCATTGTCTATAGCAACGGCGTGAACTCGGTCTGGACAGTCGATAGCGAAGGCAAGGCCAAGCGCAAAATCGTGCAACTCGGAGTGCAAACCAAGACCGACATCCAAATCAAGGATGGCCTTAGCGAAGGCGACGTCGTGATGGTCGAAGGCCAGAACCGCATGAACGATGGCGACAAGGTGCTGATCGTCGAATAA